One Setaria viridis chromosome 5, Setaria_viridis_v4.0, whole genome shotgun sequence genomic region harbors:
- the LOC117858233 gene encoding protein CPR-5 → MDTGWLHRSGDPSGADADADAASSSAASASSAGGSASRATRLRRGVRLRLRRRRQEPPTLPARGAGGAGVQDDLALPLGMSFAAVLAQVVNVKNHSGERLQPALLSKICTSAVKESLRNIYGDKLESFMKNFEKSFSSTLTTLHLVNEMPVFEQSPIPQCSSKHEDSAAASILSTGGPQNPPQEIRQDVLNSVESRLVLYAGSNQQLTRRTRGISSPEADQRILNAFERSLKEQTRSNELKEFEIGLSMRKLQLKQSQLELNSYSHMLEKMKISLGFQKASFRGEKFKTQMQDTRHAQILRTLIDFLVSAVIIMSVCFGYGTYIYSYQRITDITAACSATSRGPKSWWMPNSVSNFNSGLLFLRCHFIAATRMGFGIVMIMAIAWLAFQRSAVSGSNMPVTFNFILLGVMCGIAGRFCANTLGGDGNIWLICWEVLCSIHLLGNCYPSVLYRVLHGPISVSHSKEVVWFPYWIRRWVFYAVLGFIIPALTGFLPFASLSDWFNHFTKELKSIFVGDEIEA, encoded by the exons ATGGACACGGGCTGGCTCCACCGATCCGGCGACCcctccggcgccgacgccgacgccgacgctgcGTCTTcctcggcggcgtcggcctCCTCCGCGGGCGGCTCTGCCTCCCGGGCCACCCGCCTGCGCAGGGGGGTCCGGCTCCGGCTGCGACGAAGGCGGCAGGAGCCACCAACCCTGCCCGCtaggggcgcgggcggcgccggcgtgcaGGACGACCTCGCGCTGCCCCTGGGGATGTCGTTCGCGGCCGTCCTAGCGCAG GTTGTCAATGTGAAGAATCATTCAGGGGAAAGATTACAACCTGCACTCCTTTCCAAG ATATGTACATCGGCTGTGAAGGAATCATTGAGAAAT ATATATGGTGATAAGTTAGAGAGTTTTATGAAAAATTTTGAGAAATCATTCAGCAGCACACTGACGACGCTTCATCTTGTTAATGAGATGCCTGTCTTTGAACAAAGTCCTATTCCCCAATGTTCTTCTAAGCATGAAGACTCTGCAGCAGCAAGCATTTTGAGCACTGGTGGTCCACAAAATCCCCCACAGGAAATCAGGCAGGATGTTTTGAACTCAGTGGAAAGTCGGCTTGTTCTTTATGCTGGAAGCAATCAGCAGCTGACTCGCCGCACTCGTGGCATATCTTCTCCTGAAGCTGATCAGCGCATCCTTAATGCATTTGAGAGATCTTTAAAAGAGCAAACACGGTCAAACGAGCTCAAGGAATTTGAGATAGGCCTTAGCATGAGAAAATTGCAATTAAAACAGTCTCAACTAGAACTTAACTCCTACTCACACATGTTAGAAAAGATGAAAATATCCTTGGGATTTCAGAAAGCTTCCTTCCGAGGGGAGAAATTCAAGACTCAGATGCAGGACACAAGGCATGCACAAATACTGAGGACACTAATAGATTTTCTTGTTAGTGCAGTGATTATCATGTCAGTATGCTTTGGTTATGGAACTTATATCTATTCATACCAAAGAATAACTGATATTACAGCAGCATGCTCAGCCACTTCAAGG GGACCTAAATCATGGTGGATGCCAAATTCAGTGTCAAATTTCAATTCCGGGTTGCTCTTCCTAAGATGTCATTTCATAGCAGCAACACGTATGGGCTTTGGCATAGTAATGATTATGGCAATTGCTTGGCTAGCATTCCAGCGTTCTGCGGTGTCTGGATCAAATATGCCAGTAACTTTCAACTTCATTCTTTTGGGAGTTATGTGCGGCATTGCTGGAAGGTTCTGTGCCAACACTCTTGGTGGTGATGGGAACATCTGGCTCATATGCTGGGAGGTTCTTTGTTCCATCCATCTACTTGGAAATTGTTATCCATCTGTCTTGTACCGTGTTCTTCATGGTCCTATATCAGTATCTCACAGCAAGGAAGTTGTTTGGTTCCCATATTGGATTCGTCGGTGGGTATTTTATGCTGTGCTGGGGTTTATTATCCCAGCCTTGACTGGTTTCCTGCCGTTTGCTTCTCTTTCAGACTGGTTCAATCATTTCACAAAAGAACTAAAATCGATCTTTGTTGGTGACGAAATTGAGGCCTGA